A single genomic interval of Nonomuraea rubra harbors:
- a CDS encoding FtsK/SpoIIIE domain-containing protein, with product MFKRLPGDEARNLVSTTPDTAVVFRPAVVTTPAILTLIILAGRVLAGLVRMTWRHPIAMLAAVAPGVLTILYGWQTALLLTAPTPAGLAAWALTDRDSFVRLVGRRLQAWWRLIWIYRRHWQPVMIVSGLGRHIRGRDYLPRLVKVTCTPWADLVTVRMLKGQAVKDWADRLDHLAQGFGAVSCRVALTHSGRLTLTFPRHDPLAVPIPSRPLPDAATVEAIEVGKQEDGRPWLLKVHGTHVLVAGATGAGKGSILWSAIRGLLPAVAEGLAELWALDPKLMELSYGRDLFGSRYAATPEECADLLDEAVSIMQKRAARFAGLQRNHTPTVDDPFVLVVVDEVAFLTAYQTDRQLKHRISAALATLTTQGRAVGVGVLAALQDPRKEVMNIRNLFPDKIALRLDESEQVDMVLGDGARDRGALADHISLVPELGAGIGYVRLETSPEPVRVRAAYVSDTDIRAMVATFGRAA from the coding sequence ATGTTCAAGCGCCTACCTGGCGACGAGGCACGCAACCTCGTCTCCACGACCCCGGACACGGCCGTCGTCTTCCGCCCGGCCGTGGTCACCACTCCCGCCATCCTCACCCTGATCATCCTCGCCGGGCGTGTCCTGGCCGGGCTGGTCCGGATGACCTGGCGGCACCCCATCGCCATGCTCGCCGCCGTCGCTCCCGGCGTGCTCACCATCCTGTACGGCTGGCAGACCGCGCTTCTGCTTACCGCACCCACCCCGGCCGGGCTCGCCGCCTGGGCGCTGACCGACCGGGACTCGTTCGTCCGGCTGGTCGGGCGTCGGCTGCAAGCCTGGTGGCGGCTCATCTGGATCTACCGGCGGCACTGGCAACCGGTGATGATCGTCTCCGGCCTGGGCAGGCACATCCGGGGACGCGACTACCTGCCCCGCCTCGTCAAGGTCACCTGCACCCCATGGGCGGATCTGGTGACCGTGCGCATGCTCAAGGGCCAGGCGGTCAAGGACTGGGCCGACCGCCTCGACCACCTCGCCCAGGGCTTCGGCGCCGTCTCCTGCCGGGTCGCGCTGACTCACTCCGGGCGGCTGACACTGACCTTCCCGCGTCACGACCCGCTCGCCGTCCCGATCCCATCACGCCCGCTGCCGGACGCGGCCACCGTCGAGGCGATCGAGGTCGGCAAGCAGGAGGACGGGCGTCCCTGGCTGCTCAAGGTCCACGGGACTCACGTGCTCGTGGCAGGCGCGACCGGGGCCGGCAAGGGCTCGATCCTGTGGTCCGCGATCCGCGGGCTTCTCCCCGCCGTGGCCGAGGGCCTGGCCGAACTGTGGGCGCTGGATCCCAAGCTGATGGAGCTGTCCTACGGCCGGGATCTGTTCGGGTCACGCTACGCAGCCACGCCGGAAGAGTGCGCCGATCTGCTGGACGAGGCCGTGAGCATCATGCAGAAGCGGGCCGCTCGGTTCGCCGGTCTCCAGCGCAACCACACGCCCACCGTCGATGACCCGTTCGTCCTGGTCGTGGTCGATGAGGTGGCGTTCCTGACCGCGTACCAGACGGACCGGCAGCTCAAGCACCGCATCTCCGCCGCGCTGGCCACGCTCACCACCCAGGGCCGCGCGGTGGGCGTCGGTGTCTTGGCGGCGCTCCAGGACCCCCGCAAGGAGGTCATGAACATCCGCAACCTGTTCCCCGACAAGATCGCCCTCCGGCTGGACGAGTCGGAACAGGTGGACATGGTCCTCGGTGACGGCGCCCGCGACCGGGGCGCTCTGGCAGACCACATCTCCCTTGTCCCCGAACTCGGCGCGGGCATCGGATACGTCCGGCTGGAGACCAGCCCCGAACCCGTCCGGGTCCGCGCGGCCTACGTCTCCGACACCGACATCCGCGCCATGGTCGCCACCTTCGGGAGGGCGGCATGA
- a CDS encoding replication initiator: protein MPWARDVALEVAKQYGVCIRPVALKRIDLQTGQSEIIDVPCGATREAVCPPCAKRNRQLRMAQCREGWHLDHEPAITPDEPNDEQRWLIEFRADMQARRDAAEQAGEDTTDLDAVLSGLDDEINAAGMRGNVLGRTTPKRTRSTRRRQDAPDLPRRKMASTTLGRTFTSSDGKVYRPSLFVTLTLPSYGKIRDGVPIDPDTYDYARAVRDALHFSKLVDRFVQNLRRVAGYDVQYFASVEPQKRLAPHLHMAIRGTLPRAEIKQIAAATYHQVWWPPAERVVFDGEHLPVWDDQTGYIDPATGEVLPTWDEALDQLDTDETTEPLHVIRFGTQVDVQGVLAGTPDADQCIRYLSKYLTKSLGESLDTDHQARRDHAARLAEALRFEPCSPTCANWLRYGIQPKDAKAGMTPGRCRGKAHKPEHLGYAGRRVLVSRKWSNKTLAEHKQDRRTWVLEALGQADQPPDPHRYAWKPFPAGDANVPPLAVRLLRTVAERQRWRAHMAQLEARAAGQDLSAVREEAA, encoded by the coding sequence ATGCCGTGGGCGCGTGACGTCGCTCTGGAGGTCGCCAAGCAGTACGGCGTGTGCATCCGGCCCGTCGCACTCAAGCGGATCGACCTGCAGACCGGGCAGAGCGAGATCATCGATGTGCCCTGCGGGGCTACGCGGGAGGCCGTCTGCCCGCCGTGCGCTAAGCGCAACCGGCAGCTCCGCATGGCCCAATGCCGGGAAGGCTGGCACCTCGACCACGAACCGGCCATCACCCCGGACGAGCCGAACGACGAACAACGCTGGCTGATCGAGTTCCGTGCTGACATGCAAGCCCGCCGGGACGCCGCCGAGCAGGCCGGCGAGGACACCACCGACCTGGACGCCGTCCTGTCCGGCCTGGACGACGAGATCAACGCGGCCGGGATGCGCGGCAACGTCCTCGGCCGGACCACGCCCAAGCGCACCCGATCGACCCGGCGACGGCAGGATGCTCCAGACCTGCCCCGCCGCAAGATGGCCAGCACGACACTCGGCCGGACGTTCACCAGCTCGGACGGCAAGGTCTACCGGCCCTCGCTGTTCGTCACGCTGACCCTGCCCAGCTACGGCAAGATCCGCGACGGCGTCCCGATCGATCCCGACACCTACGACTACGCTCGCGCGGTCCGCGACGCGCTGCACTTCTCCAAGCTGGTCGATCGCTTCGTGCAGAACCTCCGCCGGGTAGCGGGCTACGACGTGCAGTACTTCGCCTCCGTGGAACCTCAGAAGCGGCTCGCCCCGCACCTGCACATGGCGATCAGGGGCACCCTGCCACGCGCGGAGATCAAGCAGATCGCGGCGGCCACCTACCACCAAGTGTGGTGGCCCCCTGCCGAGCGGGTCGTCTTCGACGGCGAACACCTGCCCGTCTGGGACGACCAGACCGGTTACATCGATCCCGCCACGGGCGAGGTCCTGCCCACCTGGGACGAGGCGCTCGACCAGCTCGACACCGACGAGACGACCGAACCCCTGCACGTGATCCGCTTCGGCACTCAGGTGGACGTGCAAGGCGTGCTGGCCGGCACTCCCGACGCCGACCAGTGCATCCGCTACCTGTCCAAGTACCTGACCAAGTCACTCGGCGAAAGCCTCGACACCGACCACCAGGCACGCCGTGATCACGCCGCCCGCCTGGCCGAAGCCCTGCGGTTCGAACCCTGCTCGCCCACCTGCGCCAACTGGCTCCGCTACGGCATCCAGCCCAAGGACGCCAAAGCCGGGATGACCCCGGGCCGCTGCCGCGGCAAGGCCCACAAGCCCGAACACCTCGGCTACGCCGGGCGCCGCGTCCTGGTCTCCCGCAAGTGGTCCAACAAAACCCTGGCCGAACACAAGCAGGACCGCCGTACGTGGGTCCTGGAAGCCCTCGGCCAAGCCGACCAACCACCAGACCCACACCGATACGCCTGGAAGCCCTTCCCGGCCGGAGACGCCAACGTGCCGCCCCTGGCCGTCCGGCTCCTCCGCACAGTGGCCGAACGTCAACGATGGCGAGCCCACATGGCCCAACTCGAAGCCCGAGCAGCGGGCCAAGATCTTTCGGCAGTCAGAGAGGAGGCAGCGTGA
- a CDS encoding helix-turn-helix domain-containing protein — MEPLFYRPKDAATLLGMSRTAVFRLIKTGELKSIKEDGYRLVPRWALAEFARTLEARAGLVRTEDVA; from the coding sequence ATGGAGCCCTTGTTCTATCGCCCCAAGGACGCGGCCACGCTTCTCGGCATGAGCCGCACGGCTGTCTTCCGACTCATCAAGACGGGCGAACTCAAGTCGATCAAGGAGGACGGCTATCGCCTGGTTCCGCGATGGGCGCTCGCGGAGTTCGCTCGCACGCTGGAAGCCAGAGCGGGGCTGGTACGGACCGAGGACGTGGCCTGA
- a CDS encoding tyrosine-type recombinase/integrase codes for MAKKPNGRSSIYFGNDGYWHGWITVGIKPDGSPDRRHRMAKTEAEVTRKVAELEGNRETGQVTKPGRVPTVAEWMTEYLDVICERLVASGRMAPRTLADYRSKTRHWIVPLLGRHRLNRLAPEHLDTAYTAMLDKGLSTSTVLKVHRIISRALKVAVRRDKVTRNVATLVEAPTAAETEIEPLSREEARRILYVARTKRNGTRWSVALSLGIRQGEALGLRWSYIDMDTGEIRAWFQVQRQEWRHGCNDPHACGEKWHRRPCQKKCKIHGHGPACKPDCSKPGHACYKRPCLKDCTGHADKCPKRSGGGVVFRQRKGKSKLTLQCPPELLAQLKAHREIQDTEREKAGDRWQDHDLVFATKLGTPIERTEDWKLWKTILKQAGVRDVRVHDARHTAATLLIEQGVNIRVVQQVLGHTRVTTTERYTHVSTPLMRDAGERLASALWGNS; via the coding sequence ATGGCGAAGAAGCCGAATGGCCGCTCCTCCATCTACTTCGGCAACGACGGCTATTGGCACGGCTGGATCACGGTAGGCATCAAACCGGATGGCTCTCCCGATCGTCGTCACCGAATGGCCAAGACCGAGGCTGAAGTGACCCGCAAGGTCGCCGAACTGGAGGGCAACCGCGAGACCGGACAGGTCACCAAGCCGGGCCGGGTGCCCACGGTCGCCGAATGGATGACCGAATACCTCGATGTGATCTGCGAACGCCTCGTGGCCTCCGGGAGGATGGCACCGCGTACCCTGGCGGACTACCGCTCGAAGACACGTCACTGGATCGTTCCCCTTCTCGGCCGCCATCGGCTGAACCGGCTCGCTCCTGAGCACCTCGACACCGCGTACACGGCGATGCTGGACAAGGGGTTGTCCACAAGTACCGTCCTCAAGGTGCACCGGATCATCTCCCGCGCGCTCAAGGTGGCTGTGCGGCGCGACAAGGTCACGCGGAACGTGGCGACCCTCGTTGAGGCGCCCACAGCAGCGGAGACCGAGATCGAACCGCTGTCGCGCGAGGAGGCTCGGCGCATCCTCTACGTGGCCAGGACCAAGAGGAACGGCACCCGCTGGTCGGTGGCGCTCTCGCTCGGCATCCGCCAGGGCGAGGCCCTCGGGCTCCGCTGGTCGTACATCGACATGGACACCGGCGAGATCCGCGCCTGGTTCCAGGTGCAGCGCCAGGAATGGCGTCACGGGTGCAACGACCCGCATGCCTGCGGTGAGAAGTGGCATCGCCGACCGTGCCAGAAGAAGTGCAAGATCCACGGACATGGACCGGCGTGCAAGCCGGACTGCTCAAAGCCGGGCCATGCCTGCTACAAGCGGCCCTGTCTCAAGGACTGCACCGGCCACGCGGACAAGTGCCCCAAGCGAAGCGGTGGCGGCGTGGTCTTTCGGCAGCGCAAGGGCAAGAGCAAGCTCACCCTTCAATGCCCGCCCGAGCTCCTCGCCCAGCTCAAGGCACACCGCGAGATTCAGGACACTGAGCGAGAAAAGGCGGGAGATCGATGGCAGGATCATGACCTGGTGTTCGCGACCAAGCTCGGCACTCCCATCGAGCGCACCGAGGACTGGAAGCTGTGGAAGACCATCCTCAAGCAGGCCGGCGTTCGGGACGTCCGGGTCCACGACGCCCGGCACACCGCCGCGACCCTACTCATCGAGCAAGGGGTGAACATCCGAGTCGTACAGCAGGTTCTCGGCCACACCCGCGTGACGACCACCGAGCGCTACACCCACGTATCCACACCGCTGATGCGCGATGCGGGGGAACGGCTCGCGTCCGCTCTCTGGGGAAACTCGTAG
- a CDS encoding YceI family protein has protein sequence MTTRTWESLTIPAAGTYNLDAAHTTIGFVVKHMMVSKVRGHFGTFSGSVTVAENPLESAAELSIQADSISTGAPDRDGHLRSDDFLSAEKFPQITFKSTRVVGHSGDEFVVAGNLTIRDVTKEVELAVEYGGVGTNPWGQQVWGFSIKTEIDREEFGLTWNQALETGGVLVGKKIKIEIEGEANPAA, from the coding sequence ATGACCACCCGCACCTGGGAGTCCCTGACCATCCCGGCCGCCGGCACGTACAACCTCGACGCCGCCCACACCACCATCGGCTTCGTCGTCAAGCACATGATGGTCAGCAAGGTCCGCGGCCACTTCGGCACCTTCAGCGGCTCGGTCACGGTCGCGGAGAACCCGCTCGAGTCCGCCGCCGAGCTCTCGATCCAGGCCGACAGCATCTCGACCGGCGCGCCCGACCGCGACGGCCACCTGCGCAGCGACGACTTCCTGTCCGCCGAGAAGTTCCCGCAGATCACCTTCAAGAGCACCCGCGTCGTCGGCCACTCCGGTGACGAGTTCGTCGTCGCCGGCAACCTGACCATCCGCGACGTCACCAAGGAGGTCGAGCTCGCGGTCGAGTACGGCGGCGTGGGCACGAACCCCTGGGGCCAGCAGGTCTGGGGCTTCTCGATCAAGACGGAGATCGACCGCGAGGAGTTCGGCCTGACCTGGAACCAGGCGCTGGAGACCGGCGGGGTGCTCGTGGGCAAGAAGATCAAGATCGAGATCGAGGGCGAGGCCAACCCGGCCGCCTGA
- a CDS encoding MarR family winged helix-turn-helix transcriptional regulator, which translates to MNVTNFDDPRLTAIGLLTEVHSGLMSRLQPVLSGAGLSEIDFETVIRLARSPHQRLRMSDLAAQTQLSTSGVTRVVDRLEREGLVRRESCATDRRASYAALTDAGRERLESVLPDHLRDIEECFTGLLGSDELEAFLKSLRKIRDVVRPCATAGSTESSFPTEREAPARP; encoded by the coding sequence ATGAACGTGACGAACTTCGACGACCCCCGGCTGACGGCGATCGGACTGCTGACCGAGGTCCACTCCGGGTTGATGAGCCGGCTCCAGCCGGTGCTGAGCGGCGCGGGGTTGTCGGAGATCGACTTCGAGACGGTGATCCGGTTGGCACGTTCCCCGCACCAGCGGCTGCGCATGAGCGATCTCGCCGCGCAGACGCAGCTGTCCACGAGCGGGGTGACCCGGGTCGTCGACCGGCTCGAACGCGAGGGGCTGGTCAGGCGCGAGTCGTGCGCCACCGACCGGCGGGCCTCGTACGCCGCCCTCACCGACGCGGGCCGGGAGCGGCTGGAGTCGGTGCTGCCCGATCACCTGCGCGACATCGAGGAGTGCTTCACCGGGCTGCTGGGCTCCGACGAGCTGGAGGCGTTCCTCAAGAGCCTGCGCAAGATCAGGGACGTCGTGCGCCCCTGCGCCACCGCCGGATCCACGGAGAGCTCGTTCCCTACTGAGAGGGAAGCGCCAGCGCGGCCCTGA